The genomic interval GATACGAGAACTTCCACATCCACTGCTTGCCCATGACGTAGACATCCATCGAGTCCTTGGGCGGGGTGGTGACCCAGGTGAAATCCCGGAAACCAATCCCGAACCAAGCCAGGAAGAACACCAACGGCACGGAGACGAAGAGGAACTCCGTCTTCAGCGTGGGGACGACGTACTCCGTCGCCTGGGCGGGGGTCCGCCGGCGGTACCGGAAGAACATGAACAGCGCCGCGAGGCCGGTACCCAAGGACATCACGATCGTCGTGACCACGACGAAGTGATGCAGCAGGTCGACCCGTTCCGCGAACGTGGACGCGCTCTCCGGGAGGAACAGAAGGTTGTTGAGAAGCTCGCTCATGCCGCCGCGCCTTTCTTCAGCTCGCGCCTCCAGAAATAGATCAGCACCGATGCCAGGGCGATGAAGACGGCCAGTGCGCCCAGGCGGATGAAACCGAAGATGTAGAAACCGTACCGCCGGGTGGCGGTGTCATACTTGAAGCAGGACATCACCACGCGGTCGAAGCTGGTGCCCACGCGGCCACCGGCCGCCTCCAGCAACGCCAGCTTCATGTCCTTGGGAGGGAAGTCCGTCCCGTAGAGGTACCGGGAGATGCTTCCTTCGGGGGTCAGCACCATCACCACCGCGGGGTGGGCGTACTGCTTGGTGCTGGCGTCATACGTGTACTTGAAGCCCACCGCGTCCGCGAGACGGCGAATCTCCGTCTCCGTCCCCGTCATGAAGTGCCAGGGCGCGCTCTCCGGCTTGCCCATGGACTGCAGGTGCTTGCGCCGCCGCTCGGCGCTCATCGACGGGGTGTCCTCCGGGTCGACGCTGACGGTGACGGCCTCGTAGTCCTTGCCCAGCTCCAGCCCCAGCTCCCGCATCGCCTTCACCTGGGCGTTGAGCACCAGGTTACAGAGCAGCGGGCAGTTGTAATACACGAGCGTTAGAAGGGTGGGACGCGTCTTGGACAGCACCGTTCCCAGCTTCACTTCCTCACCCGTCACGTCCGTGAAGCGGGTCTCCGAGGGCACCGGGTCTCCCAGGTGCTCCTCGACGTCCACCCCTTCGAGCTGGGGCGGCGTGTCCTGCTGGGCCTCCACGATGGAGCGGGGAGTCTTGCCCCCGCCCGGCATCGCGGATGCCGGGAGCGCGGTGGCCAGGACCAGCGCCGCCGCGACGAACATCCCCGTGCGGGGAACGCGCGGGGAGATGTGGGAGAAGAGGGACATCATCGCGGACGGCTCTTACGTGATGCTGGTGACGGAAGCTACTGCCGCGGAGCCGGGGTCGGCTCCGGCGGGGTCTGGGGGGCGGGAGCGGGGGCGTTCTGCTTGGTGATGACCGACTTCTTGGCCTCATCCAGGCTGGGATGAGCCTTGACACCCGGCTGGTCGCCCCAGCCCGCCTCGAGCGACTGCTGCTGGCCGCCGATCTTCTCCTCGGCGTGCCAGTCCTGCTCGAACAGGCGCTGGTTGACGATGCCCACCTCGTACTGCCCCATGGCCGCCGGGCGCGGAGGAGGACCGTCCGGCTGGGCCTCCTTCATGGTGCGCACCTGGATGGTATAAGCCCAGACGATACCCACCGCGAAGATGGCCAGCGAGCCGAAGCCGATGCCCAGCAGCTTGCTCATCACGATGTGGTCTTCCTCGGCCGCCACACCGTGGGCGCCGACGATGACCCGCGATTCCGTCTCAACCTGAGTCTTCTTCATGGCTGCACGTACCTCAGGGACTCCGCGATGTAGGGGTCCTTCACCGGCATCGTGTAGTTGTTGCGCGCGTTCTTCAGCGCGAAGCCCACCGCGATGCCACCGACGCCCACGAACGCGGCCACGAGCGAGACGATGGAGATGAGGTCCATGTTCGGCCCCTGGTCACCCGTCAGCGCCGGCCAGACCAGCCAGTACAGGTCCAGCAGGTGGACAGCCAGGATGTAGATGGCCACCCAGGCCAGCTTCTGGGGCTGGAGCTTCAGATTCCGTGACAGGAGGGTGAAGAACGGCACCACGAAGTGCAGGATGGCCAGGGTGATGGACACCGGCCTCCACGCGCCCCAGATGCGCACGCCGTACCAGGGGGCCTCTTCCGGGATGTTGGCGATCCACACCAGCATGAACTGGGAGAAGGCGACGTAGGCCCAGAAGGCCGTGAAGGCCAGCATCAGCTTGCCCAGGTTGTGGAAGTGGGCCGCGGTCACCACGTTGCCGTAGAGGTCCTTGCCCCGCGCCTTGGCCGTCACCAGCGTCAGCACGCAGAAGGCCGCCAGGAAGCTGCCGGCGAAGTAGTAGACGCCGAAGATGGTGGACTGCCACAGCGGCGTCAGGCTCATCATCCAGTCGAACGACGCGAAGGTGATGGTCAGCGCCAGGAAGGGGAGGATGCCCGGGGAGAAGCGGCGCATGCGCACCGTGAGGTCCAGACCGCCCTCGGTGTCCTGCCGGATGCTCATGCTGCGCAGCTTCCACGCCGCGAAGATCCACACGCCGAAGTAGATGACGTGGCGGATGCCGGCGAACGGGATGTTGAGGTAGCCGTGAATCTTGTGCTCGAGGTGCTCCGCCTCCAGGCCCGTGATGTGGGCGCGCAGCGGCGAGTCCGGCAGCCACGGGTAGAGGTAGTTGGACATCAGCACCAACGGGATGAAGAGCACGACGAAGATGGGGATGGCGGACGCGCCCGTCTCCATGGTGCGGCGCAGCACGATGAGCCACTTGGCCTTGGCCGTGTGGAAGATGGCCACCATGAGCAGGAAGGCCACGCTGATGCCCACCCAGTAGGCGAAGGCAATCAGGTAGCTGTGGGCGGCCACGCCCTTGTTCCCAGTGGCGAAGAAGATGGCCAGGGTGGCCAGGATGCCCAGGGCTCCCAGGCCGAACGCCGGCACCATCAACTTCGGCGTGCCGGTGTAGGGCTCGAGCGGAGCGGAGGCTTCGGCTGCGGGGGTCATCGGTTCTCCTGCGGGACGGAGTTGTGTCCGCCCGTACGGGTGTTGCGGGCCTCCTGAAGGGCTCGCACGTAGGCGACCACGGCCCAGCGCTCGCGCACGTCGAGCTCACCGGAGAAGGACGGCATCACGCCGTAGCCCTCGTTGATGGCCGTGTAGAAGTGGCCCGCGGGCTTGCTCTCGAGGTCCAAGAGGGACGGCGGCAGGCGGAGCGCCATGTTCTCCGCCACCACGCTGTTGCCGTCGCCGAGCACGCCGTGACACTGCGAGCACACGATGTTGTACTTCTTCTGACCCAAGGTCATCAGGTCGTGGTCCACCTTCACGGGGATGGTGGCCACGAGCTGGCCGTTGGCGCGGCCGCTGACGGCCACCTGGCGGGCCACGGGGTCCTTGATTTCCGGGATCCGGTCGTAGCGCTCACGCGGAACGGTGCCGGCCGGCGGCGTGCGCATGGCACGGCCGTCCGCCCAGAAGCTGGACGCCTCGTAGTACTCGTACTTGGCCTGGTCCTCCATGCGCTGGAGGAACTCGGAGGGGACATCGCAGCCCGACAGCGCGACGAGCCCGGCGGCGGGGATGAGCCACCTCATTCCTTCTCTCCCGTGACGACGGTCACCTGGGTGGCACCCAGGGCCTTGAGCTGGTCAATGACGGCCGACGCGTCCTGGCCCGTGGCGTGCGGCACGCTCAGCCAGTAGCCGTGCGTGGACGCGGTGCGGAAGGCCTCGGACTCGAAGACCGGGTGATACGGCTGCGGCAGCTTGCTCAGCCCCAGGAGGCCAAAGAAGATGCCGAACGCGGCGAAGAGCACGCTCAGCTCGAACGTGATGGGCACCCACGCCGGCAGCGACAGCAGCGGACGGCCGCCGACGTTGATGGGGTAGTCGTAGGTGTTCATCCAGGTCTGCATGGCGAGCGCCGTGGTGAGACCGGTGAGCCCGCCGCACAGGGCGATGAAGGGGACCTTCGAGGGGGGCAGGCCCAGGGCCTCCGAGCCGCCATGCAGCGGGTACGGAGAGTAGGTGTCCATCCCCTGGAAGCCCTTCTCGCGCATCTGGCGAGTGGCATCCACGAGGACATCTGGCGTCTCGAACTCGGCCAGCACCCAGGAATCGAGGACAGTGGCTTCCATGACTCTAGTGCGCTCCGTGAGAGTTGTGGCGGGCGTGCTTGAGCTCCAGCTGGAGCTCCTTCACTTCGCTGATCGCCACCGCGGGCACGAACTTCAGGAACAGGAGGAACAGGGTGCCGAACAGGCCGAGCGTGCCGATGTAGATGGACCAGTCCACCCAGGTCGGGGTGTAGATGCCCCACGACGACGGCAGGAAGTCCTGGCTCAGCGAGGTGACGATGATGATGAAGCGCTCGCACCACATGCCGATGTTCACCGCGATGGAGGCCACCCACATGATGGGGATGCTGGTGCGGCACTTCTTGAACCAGAAGATGTTCGGCGTGATGACGTTGCAGGCAATCATCAGCCAGTACACGCCCGCGTAGGGGCCCGTGGCGCGGTTCACGTAGAACGTCCACATCTCGTACTGGTTCTGCGAGTACCAGGCGACGAAGTGCTCCATCATGTACCCGTAGGACACGATGAGGCCCGTCGCGAGGATGACCTTGTTCATGTTCTCCAGGTGGCGGTCCGTGATGACGTCCCGCAGACCCAGGTACTTGCGCGCCGGGACGATGAGCGTGATGACCATCGCGAAGCCGCTGAACACGGCGCCGGCCACGAAGTAGGGCGGGAAGATGGTCGCGTGCCAGCCGGGCAGCAGCGAGACGGCGAAGTCGAACGAAACGATGGTGTGCACCGAGACGACCAGCGGCGTGGAGAGGCCGGCCAGCAGCAGGTACGCAATCTTGTAGTTGTGCCAGTGCCGCCCTGAGCCGCGCCAACCCAGCGCGAACAGGCCGTAGATGGTGCGCTGGAGCTTCGTCTTGGACGAGTCACGCAGCGCGGCCAGGTCCGGGATGAGGCCCACGAACCAGAACAGCGCGGACACGGTGAGGTACGTGGAGATGGCGAACACGTCCCACACCAGCGGCGAGCGGAACTGCGGCCACGCGCCCAGGGTGCTGGGGTACGGGAACAGCCAGAAGGCGAACCAGGGACGGCCGGTGTGCAGCAGCGGGAACAGACCGGCGCACATGACGGCGAACAGCGTCATGGCTTCCGCGAAGCGGTTGATGCTCGTGCGCCACTTCTGCTGGAAGAGCAGGAGGATGGCGGAGATGAGCGTACCGGCGTGGCCGATACCGACCCACCAGACGAAGTTGATGATGTCGAACGCCCAGCCGACCGGCTGGTTGTTGCCCCACACGCCAATGCCGCGGGCGAGCGTGTAGGTGACACCGATGACCAGGAGGCCGAGCGCGCTGAGCGTCAGGCCGAAGAGCATGAACCAGCCCTTGCCGGGCTTGCGCCAGACATGGTCCAGGAGCGTCTCATTGAGGGATTTGTCGTCGTGATGCGGCGCGACGAGGTCCCGGGGCTCGAGCGGGTCGAGCGGGGCGGTGGCGGCGGTCTGGGCCATGGCTAGTGGCTTCCTTCCTTCGTCGCGGCGGGGGCCGGCTCGAGGGCGGTATTCGGGTTGCGCACGCGGATGAGGTGCGCGGTGCGAGGCCGCGTCCCCAGCTCATGCAGGAGCTTGTAGGCGCGGAAGTCCTCGTGGAGCTTGCTGACAAGCTGCTGCTTGTCGTTCAGCGAGCCGAAGACGATGGCCTGGGCGGCGCACGTCTGCTGGCACGCCGTCTTGAGGTCCGCTTCCTTGATGAGGTGCTTGTGGATGCGCGCGTCGATGCGGGCGCGCTCGATGCGCTGCACGCAGTACGTGCACTTCTCCATGACGCCGCGGTTGCGCACCGTGACGTCCGGGTTCATCAGCATCTTCTCGGTGGCCGTCTTGCCCGCGGTGTAGTGCAGGTAGTTGAAGCGGCGGACCTTGTAGGGGCAGTTGTTGGAGCAGTACCGGGTGCCGACGCAGCGGTTGTACACCATGTCGTTCAGGCCCTCGTCCGAGTGCACGGTGGCGTTCACCGGGCACACGTACTCGCAGGGGGCCTTCTCGCAGTGCACGCACATGACCGGCTGCATGACCATCTTCGGGTCGCTCTCGCTTCCCGTGAAGTAGCGGTCGATGCGCAGCCAGTTCATCTCGCGGCTGCGGGCCACCTGCTCCTTGCCCACGACGGGGATGTTGTTCTCCGCCTGGCAGGCCACCACGCACGCGCTGCAACCGGTGCAGCGGGTGAGGTCAATGGCCATGCCCCACTTGTACTGCTCCTTGTCGTAGTCGAAGGCCGGCAGGTTGTCCTGGACGCCGAACTTCAACTCACCCTTCACGCGGTGGAGCGTGAACTCGACCTTCTTGCGCTCGTGCTCCGCCAGCGCCTCGGGCTTGAAGAGCTCCGTCACCGTCATGTCCAGCGCGAGGGGGCGGTCCTCCATGCGCCAGTGCGTCTGGGTCAGGCTGAACTTGTGGCTGCCGCGCACCTTGGCGAGCGTGGCACCGCCGTCGAACCAGAGCGCCTTGCTGGTGCGCAGCGGGTTGACGTTGAAGCCCACGCCCTTGGCGACCTGCTCATGCAGGCCGTTGCGGCCGTAGCCCATCGCGACGGTGATGGTGCCGTCCGCGTGGCCAGGGACAATCCACACCGGGACCATGAGCTTCTGGCCCGCGTAGTTCAGCTCCGCCAGGTCACCGGCGGCCAGGGTCAGCGCCTTCGCCGTGTCCGGCGAAATCAGGGCGGCGTTGTCCCAGGTCATCTTGGTGATGGGCTCGGGCAGCTCCTGGAGCCAGGAGTTGTTGCCGAAGCGGCCGTCGTAGACCTTGTAGTCCAGGACGAAGTTCAGCTCGAGGTCGCCCGAGGCCGGGGGCGTGTAGCCCGTGACCAGGGCACCGGCGGCGCCGAAGTCGGGCGCGGTGGTGACCTTCGCCGTCTGCGTGTTCTCGATGATGCCCTGGGCGACCCAGGACTCCCAGCGGGCCTCGAAGTCGGCCGCGTGGCCGCCCTGGGTCTGCCAGTAGTCGCGCACCATCTGGTAGGCGGGGCGCGGGGACTCGTCCAGGAACAGCCCGAGCAGCTCCAGCTCCGGCATGCCGCTGAAGAGCGGCTGGATGAGCGGCTGGGCGATGGCGACGGTGCCGTCCACCGCGCGGCCGTCGCTCCACGTCTCCAGCGGGTGCGCCGCAGGGATAAACCAGTCGGTGTGCTCGCTGGTCTCGTCCTCGTAGAGGCCCGTGTAGATGACGTTGAGCTTGGCGCGGTTCGGGTGGTCCTTGCTGAGCACCTTGGCCAGGCCCACGTCGGCCGGCAGGGTGTAGACCGGGTTGTAGGCGGTGATGACCAGGGTGTCGACGTTGCCCGCCTCGATCTCCTCCACCAGCGCGCGAACCGCAGCCTGGCTGCTGGCCTCGCCGATGGGGGACTGGACGTACGTGACGGTCTGGTCGCGGTTGCCGAGCGCGTCGTTGATGGCGTGGGCCAGCGCGTGGACCGCAGCCGGCTGACGCTCACCCGCGATGACCAGCGACTTGCCCGGGCCCGCGGCGCGCAGGTCCGCGGCGACGGCCTGCACCCAGTTGTGGTGCTTGGCGTCCAGGGCCGACTTGGCGGCCGCGGCGCCCGCGAGGGACGCGGCGCTGCCCCCGATGGCCTGGGCCACCGCGGCGGCGAGACCCAGGACCTCCTGGGACTTCATGCGCAGGCGGTGGTCCGCCATGCCGCCGGTGATGGAGAAGCGGGCCTCCGCCATGTAGAGGCGGTTGAGCTCGCCCATGCGCGGGTCGCGGCGGTTGGCGAAGTCGCGGATGTTGCGCAGGTTGCCCGGGCAGCTCTCCAGGAAGTCCGCGTCCAGCGACAGGACGACGTTGGCCTGCGCGAAGTTGTAGAGCGCGCTGACGGCCTGGCCGCCGAACAGGGCGCGCAGCGTCTCCGCCTGGGTGTCCTGGTAGGACGGGGCGCTGACGAAGCGGGCCTGGGGCAGCTTCTTGGCGATGTTGGCGCGCACGTCGGTCGCGGTGGGCGAACCGTTGGCCTCCGTGAGGAAGCGGATGCGCTTGCCGCCGTTCTCCGTGCCGGCCTTGTTGACCAGCGCGGAGATGCTCTCGCTCAGGGTGCGCTGGGCGCGGGGCGTCTTGCCCTGACGCAGCACGCGGGCGCGGCTGGGGTCATAGAGCGACAGGAGCCACGCCTGCTCGAAGGTGCAGGCGGCGCCCTGGTTGATGGGGTGCTCGGGGTTGCCCTCCACCTTCACGGGGCGACCCTCGCGGGCGGTGATGAGCAGGCCGGAGGTGTTTCCGGACAGCGTCATCGCGGACGCGTAGTGCAGGGGGTTGCCCGGGGTGAGCTCCGGCGGCGTCTTGGTGTACGGGACGAGCTTCTCGTCCGGCGGCCGGGTGCTGCACGCGGTGGCGCCGGCCAGGGCCAGCGACGCGCCGAGCAGCTGCATGAACTCGCGGCGGACGAAGCCCGTGGGGGGCAGGTCGGCGCCGGCGGGGAACTCGGGGCGCGTCTCCTCGAGATACTCGGAGGTGCCCAGCTTCTCCTCGAGGCTGCGCCAATACGTCTGGCCATAGCCGTGCTCGGAGGCGTTCGCGTTGGCCGCGGCGTGCTCCAGTGCCTCACCGACGGCGTCGGGAGCCGTGGCGGGCCGGTCCGAGACGACCGGGAGCGCGAAGGAAGAGGATTCCTGCGACGGGGCGCCGTCGCGCTTCGTGTTCATCGGTGGCATGTGGAGCAGCTCGTGCGCGAGTGGACGTCGTACTCAGCCTTCAGCTTGTTACCGAGTTCGATAGCCTGGGCCTTGTCCTTGGGCGGGGTCCACGTCATCGACGTGATGAACTCCGGCGGACGCAGGTGCGGCTCGGGGTTGCGGTGGCACTCCAGGCACCAGGCCATGGTGAGCGGAGCGAACTGCTCCACCGCGGCCATCTGGTCCACGCGGCCGTGGCAGCTCGCGCAGCCGACGCCCTTGTTCACGTGGATGGAGTGATTGAAGTAGACGAAGTCGGGCAGGTTGTGGACGCGCACCCACTGGATGGGCGCGTCCGCGAAGAAGGCCTTGCGCACCTCGGTGAGGTACGGGCTCTTGTTCCAGACCTGTGCGTGGCAGGACATGCACACCGTCGTGGACGGGATGCCCGCTGAGGGCGATTTGTCCACGGAGAAGTGGCAGTACTGACAGTCGATCTTCTCGTCACCCGCGTGATGGCGGTGATCGAATTCGATCGGCTGCTCGATGGGCATCTGCTGGCCCGTGACGTACGGGGACCGTACGTACGCCATGAGGCCGCCGATGCCGATGGCGGGCACGGCAAGAAGCGCCGCGGCGGACAGCCGAGACACCGTGTTCGTCCAGCGTGGAAACAGAGGGCCGCTCATACCAGGACCATGGGCAAGGGGGCTTCTACAACTGCGGTGACAGGAGAGGAGGAAGAGGCGATGGAATGACTGGACGCGGGGAGCGGCAAGGCGGCGATCCCGGCCCCGGTGGGGCGGGTGGGCGGCTCCTGGCGCACGGAAGGCGATGCAGTCACGTCCAACGAAACCTCTATGGATGTTGCCGCGGGCGGGTCCCTCCTCCTGTCCCAACCCAACGCGGCGCGGGACCATCGACCATCGACACCGCAGTGTCAACCATTCTGATGTTGTGGGCGTGGGATACCACTTCCTCGCGCGGAGGCGGGAAATCGCGGCCCGGACGCAATGAATCTCTCTTCTGGCGGGCGGAAGTGACGTTGAGTCCCAATCCGCTCACAGCGGATCAACGCGGGGGGCTCGGCATGTCTCACGCGGTGGTACGCGCGGGTTTTTGATGTGACACGAGTGTTGGCCCCCGGGGCGTGTCCGCGGCTCACTCGGAGTCCGCGTGCTCGGGTGCCCGCCAGCGTTCGGCGCGGCGGGCCTGGAGCCGTTCGACCAGGGCTCGGGCGCGGTCGTCCCGGGGGTAGTTGCGGTCATGCCGGCTGCCCTTGCCCTGGTTGCAGCGGGCGCACGCCAGGCCGAGGTTCTCCAGCGCGTCGGTGCCACCCGCGGTGCGCGGGAGGATGTGTTCGATGGTGGCGCGGCTGATGGGCTCCCCATCCATCCCGACCCATAGGTGGGCATTGCAGTGCAGGCACTTGCCCAGCCAGGCCTCGCGACCCCGGTGCTCGGTGCGCTCGAAGGTCGTGTCCGTGGCGATGATGGCCAGAATCCTGCGGCGCTTGGAGTCGCTCACCCTACACCTCGACCACGAAAGGCGCGTGGAAGGGCGGAGGTTCCCGCATGCCCCCGCGCGGCGGGGCGAGCTTGGACGACGTGGCCAGGCTCCGCCAGACCGGGCCGGTCCCTGGGTTGATGATGACTGCGCCGGGTGGGGCCCTCCGCCTCGGTTCACGATGAGTCCATGAGGCGCGGGCTCTCCGTGGAGGTGGGATGTGGAGCAGGACTTCTGCGCGCGTGAAGTCAGGCGCGACGGGATGAGGCGGCCTGGGGGTGGGTGTTCCCCGGTGGTTGCGGGGCTGGAGATAATGC from Myxococcus stipitatus carries:
- a CDS encoding cytochrome c3 family protein, which encodes MSGPLFPRWTNTVSRLSAAALLAVPAIGIGGLMAYVRSPYVTGQQMPIEQPIEFDHRHHAGDEKIDCQYCHFSVDKSPSAGIPSTTVCMSCHAQVWNKSPYLTEVRKAFFADAPIQWVRVHNLPDFVYFNHSIHVNKGVGCASCHGRVDQMAAVEQFAPLTMAWCLECHRNPEPHLRPPEFITSMTWTPPKDKAQAIELGNKLKAEYDVHSRTSCSTCHR
- a CDS encoding HNH endonuclease, whose protein sequence is MSDSKRRRILAIIATDTTFERTEHRGREAWLGKCLHCNAHLWVGMDGEPISRATIEHILPRTAGGTDALENLGLACARCNQGKGSRHDRNYPRDDRARALVERLQARRAERWRAPEHADSE
- a CDS encoding cytochrome c, with translation MRWLIPAAGLVALSGCDVPSEFLQRMEDQAKYEYYEASSFWADGRAMRTPPAGTVPRERYDRIPEIKDPVARQVAVSGRANGQLVATIPVKVDHDLMTLGQKKYNIVCSQCHGVLGDGNSVVAENMALRLPPSLLDLESKPAGHFYTAINEGYGVMPSFSGELDVRERWAVVAYVRALQEARNTRTGGHNSVPQENR
- the nrfD gene encoding NrfD/PsrC family molybdoenzyme membrane anchor subunit, whose amino-acid sequence is MAQTAATAPLDPLEPRDLVAPHHDDKSLNETLLDHVWRKPGKGWFMLFGLTLSALGLLVIGVTYTLARGIGVWGNNQPVGWAFDIINFVWWVGIGHAGTLISAILLLFQQKWRTSINRFAEAMTLFAVMCAGLFPLLHTGRPWFAFWLFPYPSTLGAWPQFRSPLVWDVFAISTYLTVSALFWFVGLIPDLAALRDSSKTKLQRTIYGLFALGWRGSGRHWHNYKIAYLLLAGLSTPLVVSVHTIVSFDFAVSLLPGWHATIFPPYFVAGAVFSGFAMVITLIVPARKYLGLRDVITDRHLENMNKVILATGLIVSYGYMMEHFVAWYSQNQYEMWTFYVNRATGPYAGVYWLMIACNVITPNIFWFKKCRTSIPIMWVASIAVNIGMWCERFIIIVTSLSQDFLPSSWGIYTPTWVDWSIYIGTLGLFGTLFLLFLKFVPAVAISEVKELQLELKHARHNSHGAH
- a CDS encoding DUF3341 domain-containing protein; this translates as MEATVLDSWVLAEFETPDVLVDATRQMREKGFQGMDTYSPYPLHGGSEALGLPPSKVPFIALCGGLTGLTTALAMQTWMNTYDYPINVGGRPLLSLPAWVPITFELSVLFAAFGIFFGLLGLSKLPQPYHPVFESEAFRTASTHGYWLSVPHATGQDASAVIDQLKALGATQVTVVTGEKE
- a CDS encoding TAT-variant-translocated molybdopterin oxidoreductase, which gives rise to MNTKRDGAPSQESSSFALPVVSDRPATAPDAVGEALEHAAANANASEHGYGQTYWRSLEEKLGTSEYLEETRPEFPAGADLPPTGFVRREFMQLLGASLALAGATACSTRPPDEKLVPYTKTPPELTPGNPLHYASAMTLSGNTSGLLITAREGRPVKVEGNPEHPINQGAACTFEQAWLLSLYDPSRARVLRQGKTPRAQRTLSESISALVNKAGTENGGKRIRFLTEANGSPTATDVRANIAKKLPQARFVSAPSYQDTQAETLRALFGGQAVSALYNFAQANVVLSLDADFLESCPGNLRNIRDFANRRDPRMGELNRLYMAEARFSITGGMADHRLRMKSQEVLGLAAAVAQAIGGSAASLAGAAAAKSALDAKHHNWVQAVAADLRAAGPGKSLVIAGERQPAAVHALAHAINDALGNRDQTVTYVQSPIGEASSQAAVRALVEEIEAGNVDTLVITAYNPVYTLPADVGLAKVLSKDHPNRAKLNVIYTGLYEDETSEHTDWFIPAAHPLETWSDGRAVDGTVAIAQPLIQPLFSGMPELELLGLFLDESPRPAYQMVRDYWQTQGGHAADFEARWESWVAQGIIENTQTAKVTTAPDFGAAGALVTGYTPPASGDLELNFVLDYKVYDGRFGNNSWLQELPEPITKMTWDNAALISPDTAKALTLAAGDLAELNYAGQKLMVPVWIVPGHADGTITVAMGYGRNGLHEQVAKGVGFNVNPLRTSKALWFDGGATLAKVRGSHKFSLTQTHWRMEDRPLALDMTVTELFKPEALAEHERKKVEFTLHRVKGELKFGVQDNLPAFDYDKEQYKWGMAIDLTRCTGCSACVVACQAENNIPVVGKEQVARSREMNWLRIDRYFTGSESDPKMVMQPVMCVHCEKAPCEYVCPVNATVHSDEGLNDMVYNRCVGTRYCSNNCPYKVRRFNYLHYTAGKTATEKMLMNPDVTVRNRGVMEKCTYCVQRIERARIDARIHKHLIKEADLKTACQQTCAAQAIVFGSLNDKQQLVSKLHEDFRAYKLLHELGTRPRTAHLIRVRNPNTALEPAPAATKEGSH
- a CDS encoding SCO family protein, translated to MMSLFSHISPRVPRTGMFVAAALVLATALPASAMPGGGKTPRSIVEAQQDTPPQLEGVDVEEHLGDPVPSETRFTDVTGEEVKLGTVLSKTRPTLLTLVYYNCPLLCNLVLNAQVKAMRELGLELGKDYEAVTVSVDPEDTPSMSAERRRKHLQSMGKPESAPWHFMTGTETEIRRLADAVGFKYTYDASTKQYAHPAVVMVLTPEGSISRYLYGTDFPPKDMKLALLEAAGGRVGTSFDRVVMSCFKYDTATRRYGFYIFGFIRLGALAVFIALASVLIYFWRRELKKGAAA